GGCGTCGCCACCTGACAGCGTGGACAAAACAGGAGGGAGGCCCTGAGAGAGTCGAACTGTCGCTGTCCTTGGTCGGCAGGCGGGCGGTTTCGATTGACTCGTTGGCCCCCAAGTACGCCCGAAGGTCTTCGCTGTGACGGTAGCATGGTCAATTTTATGGGTATGTGGATTTGGACCGTCAAGAGATCAAGCGGTCTGCGTTGAGGGAGGTGCGCAACGACCCGACACGATCCAAGAATCGTGTACGAGCCGTCATGAAGTTATCTTGGCGTCGCCTCCTGAATGACTTCGGCATTTGCTGCGTCTGCGCCGGTCAAACTGTGGTCTTGGCAGATTCGATTTCTGTGGCGGTTATCAGACTAGAGAGGTAATCTGCTACGAAATTGAGCGCTTCCTCCCGTCCATCTGCACGCCGTCCTTTTTCCCGACGCTGAACAGAGAGCTCGTGTTCGAGGTCCGATTTCACTTCTCCCAGGATTCTCTGCAGGGATGACGGGGTAAGATTGGTATCCATATCTTCCAATTCCTGACAACGGTCCAAGACCCAATTGAGTCCTTCAATACGTCCCGCATAATGCTCCTGCTCGGCTGTATCGATCCTGGCCATTGCGGTGGCGAAGGTTTGGGCCTCGTAGATTAAATTATAAAAACTGGTGACGCCTCGTTGTAACGATGGATTCATGTTGCTCCTTTTCCTAATGATGAAGCGTGATTATACATGAGATTGATGGACGGACAAGGAGTATTTTTTCGGCTACGTGAAGAGGAGGGAATGAAACTCGTTCATGAATCCATAGTACAGAGGCGCGAAATCTTTGAGACAATCTGGGCTCGTCTCTTTGAGGCGTTTAAAAAAGAAGACTTGTCCTCGAGGGTCCAGTTGTTCAAGGAGTTGGCTGAGTTGGGCCATGGAGTAACTTCCAGATGGGACACTCAGAATATAATGAACGAGCCGTTCGACAAATTGCTGCTCCACATACTCGCTATCAAGGTAGCCGTCGGGGAGTTTACCTGAAGCGAGGAATTCATCGAATGGGATGGCTTGAGCAGCAAATGGGGTTGATTGCTGCGGCTGGGATGTCACGCTGAAAGTGCTCCCTCACTTACGGTGGTATGGTGTTCTTTCTAAGAACTGTACTGGAGGGGATGAGTCTCGTCAAGTGCGCAGAAGATGGAGAATGAACTGAGCCGAAAGACCGATGTTCAAGAACAATCTGATTTTATTATAGGGGCGGATCTCCGTAAGGGGGACCCGCCCCGCGAGCACTGTGCCTACGCTTTGGCTTAGAGCCAGGTCACGCGTTCCGCCGGTCTGATGTAGATCGGTTCCTCGACTTGTACACGAGCCACTTCTTTGCCCGATTTGTTGAAGCCCAACACCGTGTCGTTGTACATCTCGAACCGCTTGCCATGAATTTGGGTTTCAAACACTTTCGGCCCCGGAATCACGTCATAGCGGAACACGATCTGTTGGCTTGCGCGCCACAGCTGGAGAACGGCCAGCAGTTCCCGGCTCGGGACCAAATACTTCTCAATGGCATTGTCCACACCGGGGCCGAACATCTGGCGGGCATAACCGCGCGGTGAATGCCGGGGCGGGATGTAGAAGCCGTTGGGCTCGGTGCCCCATTGCGGATACAGCGGCAAGGCCACTTGCTCCACCCGGATCGCGTAGTAGAGGGGATGCCACCGATCTTCCGCCCAGAGCCCATCGTCCCCGATGCGCATGAGGCTCTGCATGCGGATCTTGCCGACGCAGGCCGCCATGCAGCGGGTTTCCATCGGCTCCCCCCCGGTCAAGGGATCTTTGCCCTCGATGCGCGGATAGCAGGCAATACATTTTTCACTGACCCGCGTGGTGCCGCGGTACATGGGTTTCTTATAGGGGCACTGTTCCACGCACTTCTTGTACCCTCGACACCGGTTCTGATCGATCAGCACAATGCCGTCTTCCGGCCGCTTGTAGATGGCCTTGCGGGGGCACGCCGCCAAGCAGCCGGGATAGGTGCAGTGATTACAGATGCGCTGGAGATAGAAGAAGAAGGTCTCATGTTCCGGCAGACTGCTTCCGGTCATCTTCCACGGTTCGTCGCGGGAGAACCCGGTCTTATCGATCCCTTCGACCAACGCCCGCATCGAGGTGGCCGTGTCTTCATAGATATTCACGAACCGCCATTCCTGGTCGGTCGGAATATAGCCGATCGCCGCCTGCCCCACCTTGGCGCCGGCGTCAAAGATGGTCATCCCTTCGAACACCCCGTAGGGGGCATGATGTTTCCGCCCGACGCGGACGTTCCACACCTGGCCTCCCGGATTGACTTGTTCGATCAGCTGCGTAATTTTCACATCGTAGAACTGGGGATACCCGCCATACGGCTTGGTTTCCACATTGTTCCACCACATGTACTCCTGGCCCTTGGAGAAGAGCCACGTGGACTTATCCGCCATGCTGCAGGTCTGACACGCCAGGCAGCGATTGATATTGAAGACGAAGGCAAACTGCCACTTCGGATGTCGTTCCTCATAGGGGTACAACATCTTTCGTCCCAGTTGCCAGTTATAGACTTCAGGCATAGTCTCCTCCGTAATTCATTAGTGGCCGTGCGCACAGCGGGTGGTGGTGTTCATGGTGCAACACCCTCCCTGCGACGTGCCATGCCGTTAGACTTTGATCTTGATGTGCTCGCCTTTGAGCCACTTGATCATGAACTCGTTTTCCTGACCCGGCGTGAAGCCCGTCCGGACCGGTTCCCACGGCCCACGCGCCCCGATGCCGCCGTCTTCCGCCTTGGTGATGCGGATCAAGCATTCCTTCGGGACCGTGTTGATCGCGTGGTGGTCGACCTGATAGCCCCACTTGAACTTCCAGGCAATCGCGTGTTTGCCCGGCAGCGAGTCGGTTTGGTGCATCGGCATCAACCAGTTCCGGGTAAAGGACTGTTGGGCCCCATACCGGAAGTTGGACTGATAGCCGGTGTCCACCGCGATGGCGCGGCCGTCCGGTCGCGTCTCGTGGCCCTTCACCGACTTCGGCGTCGACACGTACGGGGCGTGCTTCGCCATCGTGACGTGGTACGGATACGCCGGGTTGTACTTGGCGCGGATCATCAAGCGCGCGACCTTGTAGTACGGATCCGAGGGCTTCCAGCCGCGGTACGGCCGGTCCACCGGGTTGCCGTCGACATACACGTAGTCGCCGTCGTTGATGCCGCGATCCTTCGCGGCCTGCGGGTTGATGTGGATCTGGTGCTCGCCGACGCCCGGCGTCCGCTTGTCCATGCGGTAGGGATCGCCGAAGTTCGACTCGTAAATCTGCACCCAGTCGTTCACCGACCACTGGCTGTGGACCCGGTGGCGGGTCTTCGGGGTGACGCAGTAGAACTGGTACCCTTTTTCCCACAACGGGTTCGAGTGCCGCTTGATTTCCTGCCACGGCAGCTTGATGTTGCGCACCGTTTTGTCGTCATGGTGCTGCGCCGTGATCGGAATCCCGTAGTCGTCCGGGCGGACGTACGGGTTGCTCGTCATGATCGCGTTCGGCAGATACGGCGTGGCTTCCGGGCCCTCGCGGTGCACCACAAAGTTTTCGCCGTATTCGATCGCTTCCGGCTCCGTCCGGTAGTTTTCATACCGGCCCGTGCGTGTCCACATGGGCTTCGACTCGTTGGTCTCTTCCCAGAACGGATGGCGCGGGTAGGTCCGGACCATGACCATCCAGCCCTTTTCGCTCTTCAGCATCACGTCGGCCGAGTAGCCGTAGAAGGTGCTGGAGGCGTCGAGCATGCGCTGAGCGTAGACGTCAACGCGGTTGGCATAGACCATCGCGAAGTAGTCCCGCATGCGCTTGTCGCCGGTCATATCCGACAACTTGGCCGCAACCCCGGCGAACGTGTCGAGGTCGTTGCGCGTGTCGTACAGCGGCCGGATGCCGCCTTTCCAGATCTGCACCCACGGATTGGACACCGTCACCGTCATTTCCGGATAGGTGAACTCCATCCAGGAGTTGCAGGCCATGGCCACGTCGTTATGGTTGACGTCGGACGTCATCTCGATGTCCTGGGTGACCAGCATCTCGATGTTCGGATCGACGTTCTTCACCATGTCGTAGTGGTGCTTGGCGTTGTTGAGCACGTTCACGTTGACGACCCAGCGGACCTTGCTCGGCGTCGGCATGTGGGTTTTCCCGGTGAACACCTTGCGTCCATACTTGGGCGTATTGACGATCAAGGCCGTATCGCCGTGGTTCCAGTAGCCGACTTCTTCGCCGTAGTAGTACGACTTGGTCTTGATTTCCTTGCCGTGCGCGTTCGGATCCGTGGTGATGTTGAAGGGATCCTCGCCCGTGTGCACGGCCAACCCGGCGCCTGACCAGGGGGTCGCCGTCCAGGTTCCGGCCTTGTAGTTACCGGCCCAGGTATGCTGCCCGGTCCCGAACTTCCCGACGTTGCCCGTGATGATGAGGACCATCGCGGCCGCCCGGCCGTTCGAGGTCATATGGAAGTAGTGCGTCACACCTTCGCCGTTGTGGATCGCGGCGGGCTTGATCGTGCCCGAATCGCGCGCCCACCGGACCAACAGGTCCTTCGGCGTCCGGCAGATCTGATGCGCGGTATCCAGGTCGTAGTCCTGGAAGTGCACCAGGTACATCTGCCAGACCGGCATGGCGTCGACTTCCCGGCCATTGAGCAGCTTCACCCGGTAGGTCCCGGTCAGCGCCGCATCAATGCCGCTGTTCAAGTAGTGCCAGCCCACCTGCTCCCGATGGAGCGGGACGGCCTTCTGCTTGTTCAGGTCCCAGACCATCATGCCGCCCAAGCGCTCGATCTGCTCGGGTTTCAACGACTGCATCCGGCCCGAGTAGCTCTTGGAGAAGTCCGGGAACTTGTAATCCGCCACCACATCGCGCGGATCCAAGAACTGCAACGTGTCCGTACGGACCAACACGGGGGAGTCGGTGTATCCCTTCAAGAAGTCCGTGTCGTGCATGTTCTCGTCGACGAGGATCTTCATCGCACCGATGAAAATGGCCCCGTCGGATTCCGGCCGCAGCGGCATCCAGTAGTCCGCCCGATAGGCCGTCGGATTGTATTCGGGCGTGATGACGACCACACGGGCGCCGCGCTCGATACACTCCATCTTCCAGTGCGCTTCCGGCATCTTGTTCTCGACGAAGTTCTTCCCCCAGCTGGTGTTCAGCTTAGAGAAGCGCATGTCGGCGAGGTCGACGTCGGACCCCTGCGCGCCCGACCACCAGGGATGGGAGGGGTTCTGGTCGCCGTGCCAGGTGTAGTTCGACCAGTAGCGGCCGCCCTGCGCCTGATCCGGGCTGACCTTGCGGATCCAGGTGTCCAACAGGGCATTGATGCCGCCGTTGACCCGGGTGTTCCCCATCTTGCCCAAGATGCCGAGCACCGGCATGCCCGCGCGATGCTTGAAGCACCGTGTGCCCGCGCCCTTCATCATCTCGATCATTTCCGGGGCGTAGCCCTGCTCGCGCAACCGCCGCGCGCCGGCCTCGCCGCTGTACCGCGTCCCGATCAGGATCATACCCTTGGCGATATAGGTGAACGCCGTATCCCACGACACGCGCAGCATGTCGTCCAGATACCGGGCGTTGAACTTATACTTCTGCTTGGTTTCGGGCGTCAGCTCCGGGGAGCCGGCGTCCATCCATTCCTTCCAGCCCTTCCGCATCAACGGCCCCTTCAACCGATAGGGGCCGTACACGCGGCGATGGAAGGTGAACCCCTTCAAGCACATGCGCGGGTTGTGCGCGAACGTCCCGCGGTTGCCGTAGAGGTCTTCATAGGTCTGGTGGTCGTAGTTCTGCTCCACCCGCATGACCACGCCGTTCCGGACGAAGGCCCGGATGCGGCAGGCGTGCGTATCGTTCGGCGAGCAGCACCACGTGAACGACGAGTCATACCGATACTGGTCATGGTAGACACGCTCCCACGACCGGTCCGGGTACTCGCCCAACGGGTTCCCGACTTCGATGACCGGCTGCAGCGCGGTCAGCGCCAGGACCTTGTCCGCCACGGCCACCGCCGCGACAGTCCCCGCCGAGACTTTCAAAAACTGCCGACGTGAAAGAAACATCGTGAACACCTCCTCAAGTTACGGGCTTCAGAAGCCCATGTACCCTAACTGGCACAAACCACGAAAAAACCTACCACCTCCCCTCTGTTTCGATGTCGCGCTCTTCCTCACTGAATTGCCCGAGGTACTTGTGCAAATAATTGATGATTATGAGGGCTCGAGCGTGCATAACCCACGGCTCTATAGGCAATAGTCAAACCAGACTGGTTGGGTGAGGATGAAAGTCAGGCTTGATTTGTAAGTGCAGGAAAGTATGGAGATAAAATGCTCTTTTCGGTTTGTGTGTTTAAGAGCTGGAAGGCCAACATTTGGGAAGTAAACGTAGCCATTGATTACATGTGGGCGGCACTGCGCTAGAAAGGTGTGTGATAACAATTAGTTGTCATTCATTTCGCGGTGTTACCAAATGGTAGCGCATTGAGCGTGACAGAATGCGGCAGTTCCATCGTGGTAACAGTAAGGATCAGGAGAAAGATACGACTTACGGATGAACCTGTTGAAATGGAAAGGGCAGTATGCCTTGACAGAGCGCGGTGGCGTCGGTAGAATCCCGCCTCTTTTGTCGGTAGAGCGAGCGGGAATAGCTCAGTGGTAGAGCATCGCCTTGCCAAGGCGAGGGTCGCGGGTTCAAATCCCGTTTCCCGCTCCAAACCTACCTCCTATCTCTTGCAGTTTCTTTTCCTCTCTTCCCCAAACACGTGAGTGGCAATTGTGCACTCCCGTATTCGGATACGTATGCTGTGCATTTGTATCTAGGCTGCGGGGCCGTATCCTGGGCGCAGGGGGACATGTTTCCGGCATGGCCATGACCGACCCCATTACGATTGTCCAGATTGAGCAGGCTGCGGCGAGATTGCAGGGCGTCGCGCATATGACTCCGGTCGTGGCCAATCGACGGCTGGATGAGGTCGCTCGAGCACGCGTTTTCCTGAAGTGCGAGAACTTCCAGCGGGTCGGAGCGTTTAAGTTTCGCGGAGCCTACAACGCCGTGTCGCGATTGGCCGCGAGTGGAGACTCCCGGCCTATCGTGACCATATCTTCGGGCAACCATGCGCAAGGCGTAGCGCTAGCGTGTCGATTGCAGGGGCGAGTTGCGCATGTGGTCATGCCCGCGCCGGTGAATGTCGCCAAACGTGCAGCGGTGCTGGGCTACGGCGCAGCGCTGTACGAAGCCCCCAATCGTCCCGAAGCCGAACGATTGGCTCGCGACTTGGTACTTCGGCACGACGCCGTTCTGGTGCATCCCTACAACGATCCGGACGTCATGGCCGGTCAAGGCACGGTGGCGCTGGAATTTCTCTCCCAGGTTCCGAATCTTGACGTATTGCTGGCCCCGGTGAGCGGTGGAGGGCTGATGTCAGGCCTCTGTGTGGCGGCTCATGCCAGAAAGGCGGATATTTGTCTCTATGCTTGCGAACCCGCCGGCGCGTTGGATGCCATGGTCTCCGTGCGGGAGAATCGCATTGTGCCAGTCGTACATCCGCATACCATTGCAGACGGATTACGCGCGACGCTGGGTGACCTGGCACTGCCCATTCTACGCCAGCATCTGTCCGGATTCTTCGTGGTTCAGGAGCAGGAGATCATCGATGCGATGCGCTTCGTATTCGAGCGCATTAAGGTGGTTATCGAGCCGTCGAGTGCCGTGGCTATCGCTCCGCTGCTGCGCGCGGAAGGGTGCCTGAGAGATCGTACGGTAGGTGTAATTCTGACCGGTGGAAACGCGGATTTATCGGTGTTCTGGGACTCGCTCTCCGCTTCTTTGCACTAGACCGATCACAACTTCGGTTCCGGCCTGATGGGGCGGGTCAATGCCTGGAGGGTCTGCAACAGCTGGCGTGCGGCATCCAGGTCTCCAGCGGTCATTGGTGTGAGGCCGAAGCGAGAGCGGGTATACAGCTGTGTAAGGGCTTCGGCGCTGGGGAGTGCTTCCGACCAGTGAATCTTGATCTCTCCTAGAAATTCCAGCGGTGTCGTTGCAGGAGCCTTCACTAAGCCCTGCCGGGAGCAACAGACCAGCAAATCTTGATAGATCACAACGGCCGTCTGCTGTGTCGACGTCAGCGCGTTCCTGCCAATGACTGGTCTTTCGCTACGCCGGCGGGTGAGGAAGAGGAGATATCCAATCCCTGCCAGCAGGATCGCAGCCATCAGCAGGGCCTGCGATCTGTTAACGTGCGAGACCTTGGCAAGTGAGCGGCCGAGAGTCTCGGTCACGGGCGCAAACATTGTGAAGAACGAATCGGCCAGCCGGGATCGCATGGCATCTCCGCTTTCCCGAAGGTTCTGTACCATCGCCATTTGGTCGCTCGCGCTGTAGTGGACGAAAAGTCGATCCCACTTCAGACGGACCGAATCCAGAGCGCTTCGCGTCGCTTGCCACCAGCTGGATGGTGCCGGGGCCGGTGCTGATGGAGTGGGATCCATGGTGACCCAGCCTGATTGAGGAAAATACACTTCGACCCAGGCGTGGGCATCACGTTGTCGCACCGTATAGTAACTTCCGAAGCCGTTCCATTCAGTGGCCAAGAAGCCTGTGACCAGCCGGGCTGGAATGCCCACTGATCGCAGGAGGACCACCATTGCCGTTGCATAATGCTCGCAGTACCCGGTCCTCCGATCGAATAGGAAATCCTCAAGTGGCCGTGCGGACTGCGTTGCGGGAATTTCCAAACTGTAGCGATAGCTCGTAAGCAGATGGGTTCGGATCAGACTTACCGCATGGGCGATGCTCGTTGCGGACTTGGTAATGCTATGGGCCAGATCGGACACTTGCGGGCTTGTCGGCGGTAACTGCAAATAGTGCCGCTGAATGAATTCGGAATATAGGAAGGCGGTCGCCTTTTGATCGGCGGGGATAATGCTCCTCGGCATTGAGTAAACCGAGTACTGAAGGCGCGAGTTGCTGGGAAATGGCAAATAGAGTGCGCTCATCGGGTCTGACTGAACGGAGAGGAAGTCTCCGATCACAGTGACCGGCAACGGCGCGCCGAAAATGACCGGAGTGTCCAATGGTTCCAGCAAAATGTCTTGCCTAAGACGAGCAGTCGCTGGCGGAGGGGGCACGTTTGTTGTGGCCCGAACCGTGAATGTTCCTTGAGGGGATTCCATCAGTGTGCGGCGATGCAGCAGGCTATTGCTCCATGATTTTCCATTGTACTGATCGTACGCCACGCCGCGTAGGTACAACGATTCGGCTTTGCCTCTCCCCTCGATTCCTTCCGGCAGTTCAACACGCATGACTACGCTTGGGTCGTGTTTGACCGGGCCAATCATTCCCAAATCAACATGCTCGGTGAAGCCGGTTGTCCGCAGGCTGTCCCCCCGCCCTTTTTGAAAAAATCCGACACCGATTCTGGGAATCGCAAAGAAGAACATGAGGGTGAGGCAGAAGGCTCCGGCGGCCACGGCATTGGTCGTCCAAAAGAATCTCAAGCTAATCGGCCTGCTGTTCAAGGTGCGTGTTGCATGAACGAGGGGCTGACCGTCAGGCCCGACTTGCTCCTCTCGTTCCTTCGTGAGGTGGTAGAGCAGGAGTGTCCAGACGCCGCTCAAAAGATAGGCTATGAAGATCGGGGCATACCAGACATGTGACGTGAGTGCGGCGGAGGCAAGGATGGCCATGAGGCTGATGGCATAGAGGTGCTGAAAGTCACGACGATGTTCCAGGTTGAACAGCTTATTGATTAGGAGTGTGACCAGAAAATGAATGCCGGCCGGCAGCAACTCTTGTGAGATGAATATCAGATCCGCCCAAAACCCGGCAAATGCCAGCAGCAGAAAGATGTTCCAGGTTAAGGCGGAAAACCGTACCGTCGAGAGCCTCGCACCCACACCGGATGTCTTTATGAGGCGAACGAGGGCCACCGCGAACGCCGCGCTACCGAGAATAAGTAACCAAGTCGGCAGCAGCATCGCGAGTCCGAGACTGGCAAAACTGGTGCCGGCCAGCAGTATCGAACTGAGCCTGAACGCCCGATCAAGCGACATCAAAAAGGTCCCGATAGGATTCCGGGTCAATGGTGATATCGATAGGGATACCGAGAGGCGAGGAACCGGCTGAGATCCACGGTCGGATGAGGACGGTGAATCCATCTCGGGAGTTTCTAAGGACTTGCGTCAAGGCGGTCTCTACATCATCCGCGTTTTCCGGATTAGAGCGCGTACACAGTGCCAATGTCTCTAGGATTCGAGTCGCATGTTCCTCTCCGGCTCCGAACGGGATGGATTCTGATCCCAGCACCAAGCGCAAATGATATCCCCGAGAATGGAGTAGCTGTACGATCGAGCCGGCAATGGACAAGGCTCTCTCGAATCGGCTGTCATGCTCGGGCGGGGCTACCGGCGACATTGCCAGGGTTACCCACCTCTGATCTTCGGCCTCAGTCTCCTTGATCATGAGTTTGGACGTGCGTGCCGTGGTCATCCAATGTATCGCACGGGAATCATCGCCTGTACGGTACTCCCGAAGATTGTAGAGAGAAAGGCCTCGTCCTCGTTGGGCCAGGTGTTGATCCTGCCCGATCACGCCTAAGTCTTGGAGTAAGCTGGAGGGGAGTGGATACCGTGCGGGGCAGACAATGATAGAGGTCTCGGCTGGGTAATAACGCTTTTTCAAGAACAGGCCAAAGGGGAATGGTGTGATAACGCGAATCCCGTCGAGACGAGAGTATCCACGTTTCAGCAGCAGTAAAGGATACGAGATCAAGATAGTGGCTCGTGGTGCGATGTATTGGAGATGGGCGCCACGGTCGAGATCGATCCCCTCGGTGACGTCAACGAGACGAAGAGAAAAACTGGGTAGGCGGAGTTTGCAATTTTTTACCTCGAGTGTGATCGTCGTCGGTTCGTTGGCGAACAGGTACTCGGGAGCATGGCGGCCAAATTCCAATCGCCGGAGGCACTGCTCAGAAAGCAGGCCAGACATGACGATCAAGCTCAGCATCATGGCGAGCAACAGGTAGAAGAGATTGTTGCCGGTGTTCACGGCGGCTACACCGACTGCTAGGGTAAACAGCAGGAAGCGGGTGCCTTCGGATGTCAATCGTATCGAGCGGCGTGGCGAGATTCGGCTGAAGATGGTCCTAGCGAAGGGCTGCGGCATAGTCCAACGTGATGTCCTCAACCGAGGGGGGATGAGACAGCGCCCTATGCCGGTTTAGATAGGGACCGGTACAGCGGCCAAGAGATCCTGAATCACCCGTTCAGCTTGCTCGAAGCTGTTGGTACGCACACCCTGGGCACGGTTAAGCATGACGCGGTGAGATAGGACGGTTGGGGCCAGTTCCTTGATGTCCTCGGGGCAGCAATAGTCCCGGTCGCGTACGAGAGCAAGGGCTTTGGCCGCTTTACACAGTGCCAAGGTCCCGCGTGTGCTTACGCCCAGGGACAGCATCTCGTGCTGACGCGTGGCTTGCACGATGGCTAGTAGGTAGTCCAAGAGACTGTCTTCCATCCGAACCTTTTCCACCATCGCTTGCAGATCGAGCACATTCTGAGCGGTAAGCACGGCTTGAATTTCGTTGGCCGGGTGGAGTGACTGCGGACGGTCCAACACCTTCTTTTCCTCGTCCGGAGTCGGGTAGCCGATTCGGAGCCGCATCAGAAACCGGTCGAGTTGCGATTCCGGCAAGGGAAAGGTGCCGTGATATTCCGCCGGATTCTGTGTGGCGATTACCATAAACGGTTGGGCGAGCGGATAGGTTTGGTTATCGACGGAAATCTGGGCCTCACTCATCGCCTCCAGCAAGCTGCTTTGGGTTTTTGGAGTGGTGCGGTTGATTTCGTCAGCCAACACGATGTTTGCGAACAGGGGCCCCGGCATGAACTCAAACGCCTGCTTCTGCCGATTGAAGATCGAGATTCCCACGATATCAGAGGGCAAAAGGTCGCTCGTGAATTGGATCCGTTTGAATGAGCAGTCGAT
This region of Nitrospiraceae bacterium genomic DNA includes:
- a CDS encoding nitrate oxidoreductase subunit beta codes for the protein MPEVYNWQLGRKMLYPYEERHPKWQFAFVFNINRCLACQTCSMADKSTWLFSKGQEYMWWNNVETKPYGGYPQFYDVKITQLIEQVNPGGQVWNVRVGRKHHAPYGVFEGMTIFDAGAKVGQAAIGYIPTDQEWRFVNIYEDTATSMRALVEGIDKTGFSRDEPWKMTGSSLPEHETFFFYLQRICNHCTYPGCLAACPRKAIYKRPEDGIVLIDQNRCRGYKKCVEQCPYKKPMYRGTTRVSEKCIACYPRIEGKDPLTGGEPMETRCMAACVGKIRMQSLMRIGDDGLWAEDRWHPLYYAIRVEQVALPLYPQWGTEPNGFYIPPRHSPRGYARQMFGPGVDNAIEKYLVPSRELLAVLQLWRASQQIVFRYDVIPGPKVFETQIHGKRFEMYNDTVLGFNKSGKEVARVQVEEPIYIRPAERVTWL
- a CDS encoding molybdopterin-dependent oxidoreductase, which encodes MFLSRRQFLKVSAGTVAAVAVADKVLALTALQPVIEVGNPLGEYPDRSWERVYHDQYRYDSSFTWCCSPNDTHACRIRAFVRNGVVMRVEQNYDHQTYEDLYGNRGTFAHNPRMCLKGFTFHRRVYGPYRLKGPLMRKGWKEWMDAGSPELTPETKQKYKFNARYLDDMLRVSWDTAFTYIAKGMILIGTRYSGEAGARRLREQGYAPEMIEMMKGAGTRCFKHRAGMPVLGILGKMGNTRVNGGINALLDTWIRKVSPDQAQGGRYWSNYTWHGDQNPSHPWWSGAQGSDVDLADMRFSKLNTSWGKNFVENKMPEAHWKMECIERGARVVVITPEYNPTAYRADYWMPLRPESDGAIFIGAMKILVDENMHDTDFLKGYTDSPVLVRTDTLQFLDPRDVVADYKFPDFSKSYSGRMQSLKPEQIERLGGMMVWDLNKQKAVPLHREQVGWHYLNSGIDAALTGTYRVKLLNGREVDAMPVWQMYLVHFQDYDLDTAHQICRTPKDLLVRWARDSGTIKPAAIHNGEGVTHYFHMTSNGRAAAMVLIITGNVGKFGTGQHTWAGNYKAGTWTATPWSGAGLAVHTGEDPFNITTDPNAHGKEIKTKSYYYGEEVGYWNHGDTALIVNTPKYGRKVFTGKTHMPTPSKVRWVVNVNVLNNAKHHYDMVKNVDPNIEMLVTQDIEMTSDVNHNDVAMACNSWMEFTYPEMTVTVSNPWVQIWKGGIRPLYDTRNDLDTFAGVAAKLSDMTGDKRMRDYFAMVYANRVDVYAQRMLDASSTFYGYSADVMLKSEKGWMVMVRTYPRHPFWEETNESKPMWTRTGRYENYRTEPEAIEYGENFVVHREGPEATPYLPNAIMTSNPYVRPDDYGIPITAQHHDDKTVRNIKLPWQEIKRHSNPLWEKGYQFYCVTPKTRHRVHSQWSVNDWVQIYESNFGDPYRMDKRTPGVGEHQIHINPQAAKDRGINDGDYVYVDGNPVDRPYRGWKPSDPYYKVARLMIRAKYNPAYPYHVTMAKHAPYVSTPKSVKGHETRPDGRAIAVDTGYQSNFRYGAQQSFTRNWLMPMHQTDSLPGKHAIAWKFKWGYQVDHHAINTVPKECLIRITKAEDGGIGARGPWEPVRTGFTPGQENEFMIKWLKGEHIKIKV
- a CDS encoding pyridoxal-phosphate dependent enzyme, producing MAMTDPITIVQIEQAAARLQGVAHMTPVVANRRLDEVARARVFLKCENFQRVGAFKFRGAYNAVSRLAASGDSRPIVTISSGNHAQGVALACRLQGRVAHVVMPAPVNVAKRAAVLGYGAALYEAPNRPEAERLARDLVLRHDAVLVHPYNDPDVMAGQGTVALEFLSQVPNLDVLLAPVSGGGLMSGLCVAAHARKADICLYACEPAGALDAMVSVRENRIVPVVHPHTIADGLRATLGDLALPILRQHLSGFFVVQEQEIIDAMRFVFERIKVVIEPSSAVAIAPLLRAEGCLRDRTVGVILTGGNADLSVFWDSLSASLH
- a CDS encoding DUF3488 domain-containing protein, producing the protein MSLDRAFRLSSILLAGTSFASLGLAMLLPTWLLILGSAAFAVALVRLIKTSGVGARLSTVRFSALTWNIFLLLAFAGFWADLIFISQELLPAGIHFLVTLLINKLFNLEHRRDFQHLYAISLMAILASAALTSHVWYAPIFIAYLLSGVWTLLLYHLTKEREEQVGPDGQPLVHATRTLNSRPISLRFFWTTNAVAAGAFCLTLMFFFAIPRIGVGFFQKGRGDSLRTTGFTEHVDLGMIGPVKHDPSVVMRVELPEGIEGRGKAESLYLRGVAYDQYNGKSWSNSLLHRRTLMESPQGTFTVRATTNVPPPPATARLRQDILLEPLDTPVIFGAPLPVTVIGDFLSVQSDPMSALYLPFPSNSRLQYSVYSMPRSIIPADQKATAFLYSEFIQRHYLQLPPTSPQVSDLAHSITKSATSIAHAVSLIRTHLLTSYRYSLEIPATQSARPLEDFLFDRRTGYCEHYATAMVVLLRSVGIPARLVTGFLATEWNGFGSYYTVRQRDAHAWVEVYFPQSGWVTMDPTPSAPAPAPSSWWQATRSALDSVRLKWDRLFVHYSASDQMAMVQNLRESGDAMRSRLADSFFTMFAPVTETLGRSLAKVSHVNRSQALLMAAILLAGIGYLLFLTRRRSERPVIGRNALTSTQQTAVVIYQDLLVCCSRQGLVKAPATTPLEFLGEIKIHWSEALPSAEALTQLYTRSRFGLTPMTAGDLDAARQLLQTLQALTRPIRPEPKL
- a CDS encoding DUF58 domain-containing protein encodes the protein MPQPFARTIFSRISPRRSIRLTSEGTRFLLFTLAVGVAAVNTGNNLFYLLLAMMLSLIVMSGLLSEQCLRRLEFGRHAPEYLFANEPTTITLEVKNCKLRLPSFSLRLVDVTEGIDLDRGAHLQYIAPRATILISYPLLLLKRGYSRLDGIRVITPFPFGLFLKKRYYPAETSIIVCPARYPLPSSLLQDLGVIGQDQHLAQRGRGLSLYNLREYRTGDDSRAIHWMTTARTSKLMIKETEAEDQRWVTLAMSPVAPPEHDSRFERALSIAGSIVQLLHSRGYHLRLVLGSESIPFGAGEEHATRILETLALCTRSNPENADDVETALTQVLRNSRDGFTVLIRPWISAGSSPLGIPIDITIDPESYRDLFDVA
- a CDS encoding MoxR family ATPase; translation: MNSSQSIKALRDNVARVIKGKSRVIEMSVVCLLARGHLLIEDVPGVGKTTLAHSLARSIDCSFKRIQFTSDLLPSDIVGISIFNRQKQAFEFMPGPLFANIVLADEINRTTPKTQSSLLEAMSEAQISVDNQTYPLAQPFMVIATQNPAEYHGTFPLPESQLDRFLMRLRIGYPTPDEEKKVLDRPQSLHPANEIQAVLTAQNVLDLQAMVEKVRMEDSLLDYLLAIVQATRQHEMLSLGVSTRGTLALCKAAKALALVRDRDYCCPEDIKELAPTVLSHRVMLNRAQGVRTNSFEQAERVIQDLLAAVPVPI